The Castanea sativa cultivar Marrone di Chiusa Pesio chromosome 11, ASM4071231v1 genome contains a region encoding:
- the LOC142614955 gene encoding protein NONRESPONDING TO OXYLIPINS 2, mitochondrial-like isoform X4 → MMASTCKRVIGRTFLSSLKSTVKPRLRPSTTSFPSSTSSTRPSTRRFSPFTRNSVSELGGVQSLMPLHSAMATARMTSCLSLDGSSRALSQELGLSVPR, encoded by the exons ATGATGGCTTCCACTTGCAAACGTGTGATCGGCAGAACCTTCCTCTCGTCCCTCAAATCAACCGTTAAACCAAGGCTCCGCCCCTCTACGACGTCGTTTCCTTCTTCCACTTCCTCAACCAGACCATCCACTCGTCGTTTCTCTCCTTTTACCAG GAATTCGGTATCAGAACTCGGTGGTGTTCAATCTCTGATGCCTCTACACAGCGCCATGGCCACAGCAAGGATGACGTCCTGCCTGAGCTTGGACGGAAGTAGCCGAGCTCTCTCACAGG AGCTTGGTCTATCAGTGCCCAGGTGA
- the LOC142614955 gene encoding uncharacterized protein LOC142614955 isoform X1, whose amino-acid sequence MMASTCKRVIGRTFLSSLKSTVKPRLRPSTTSFPSSTSSTRPSTRRFSPFTSCMYFDLGRNSVSELGGVQSLMPLHSAMATARMTSCLSLDGSSRALSQELGLSVPR is encoded by the exons ATGATGGCTTCCACTTGCAAACGTGTGATCGGCAGAACCTTCCTCTCGTCCCTCAAATCAACCGTTAAACCAAGGCTCCGCCCCTCTACGACGTCGTTTCCTTCTTCCACTTCCTCAACCAGACCATCCACTCGTCGTTTCTCTCCTTTTACCAG CTGTATGTATTTTGATTTGGGTAGGAATTCGGTATCAGAACTCGGTGGTGTTCAATCTCTGATGCCTCTACACAGCGCCATGGCCACAGCAAGGATGACGTCCTGCCTGAGCTTGGACGGAAGTAGCCGAGCTCTCTCACAGG AGCTTGGTCTATCAGTGCCCAGGTGA
- the LOC142614955 gene encoding uncharacterized protein LOC142614955 isoform X2, translating to MMASTCKRVIGRTFLSSLKSTVKPRLRPSTTSFPSSTSSTRPSTRRFSPFTSCMYFDLGRNSVSELGGVQSLMPLHSAMATARMTSCLSLDGSSRALSQDGIDGT from the exons ATGATGGCTTCCACTTGCAAACGTGTGATCGGCAGAACCTTCCTCTCGTCCCTCAAATCAACCGTTAAACCAAGGCTCCGCCCCTCTACGACGTCGTTTCCTTCTTCCACTTCCTCAACCAGACCATCCACTCGTCGTTTCTCTCCTTTTACCAG CTGTATGTATTTTGATTTGGGTAGGAATTCGGTATCAGAACTCGGTGGTGTTCAATCTCTGATGCCTCTACACAGCGCCATGGCCACAGCAAGGATGACGTCCTGCCTGAGCTTGGACGGAAGTAGCCGAGCTCTCTCACAGG ATGGAATTGATGGTACGTGA
- the LOC142614955 gene encoding protein NONRESPONDING TO OXYLIPINS 2, mitochondrial-like isoform X5 has translation MMASTCKRVIGRTFLSSLKSTVKPRLRPSTTSFPSSTSSTRPSTRRFSPFTRNSVSELGGVQSLMPLHSAMATARMTSCLSLDGSSRALSQDGIDGT, from the exons ATGATGGCTTCCACTTGCAAACGTGTGATCGGCAGAACCTTCCTCTCGTCCCTCAAATCAACCGTTAAACCAAGGCTCCGCCCCTCTACGACGTCGTTTCCTTCTTCCACTTCCTCAACCAGACCATCCACTCGTCGTTTCTCTCCTTTTACCAG GAATTCGGTATCAGAACTCGGTGGTGTTCAATCTCTGATGCCTCTACACAGCGCCATGGCCACAGCAAGGATGACGTCCTGCCTGAGCTTGGACGGAAGTAGCCGAGCTCTCTCACAGG ATGGAATTGATGGTACGTGA
- the LOC142614955 gene encoding uncharacterized protein LOC142614955 isoform X3: MMASTCKRVIGRTFLSSLKSTVKPRLRPSTTSFPSSTSSTRPSTRRFSPFTSCMYFDLGRNSVSELGGVQSLMPLHSAMATARMTSCLSLDGSSRALSQDGVDDT, translated from the exons ATGATGGCTTCCACTTGCAAACGTGTGATCGGCAGAACCTTCCTCTCGTCCCTCAAATCAACCGTTAAACCAAGGCTCCGCCCCTCTACGACGTCGTTTCCTTCTTCCACTTCCTCAACCAGACCATCCACTCGTCGTTTCTCTCCTTTTACCAG CTGTATGTATTTTGATTTGGGTAGGAATTCGGTATCAGAACTCGGTGGTGTTCAATCTCTGATGCCTCTACACAGCGCCATGGCCACAGCAAGGATGACGTCCTGCCTGAGCTTGGACGGAAGTAGCCGAGCTCTCTCACAGG ATGGAGTTGATGATACATGA
- the LOC142614955 gene encoding uncharacterized protein LOC142614955 isoform X6 — translation MMASTCKRVIGRTFLSSLKSTVKPRLRPSTTSFPSSTSSTRPSTRRFSPFTSCMYFDLGRNSVSELGGVQSLMPLHSAMATARMTSCLSLDGSSRALSQGILCCSSPGP, via the exons ATGATGGCTTCCACTTGCAAACGTGTGATCGGCAGAACCTTCCTCTCGTCCCTCAAATCAACCGTTAAACCAAGGCTCCGCCCCTCTACGACGTCGTTTCCTTCTTCCACTTCCTCAACCAGACCATCCACTCGTCGTTTCTCTCCTTTTACCAG CTGTATGTATTTTGATTTGGGTAGGAATTCGGTATCAGAACTCGGTGGTGTTCAATCTCTGATGCCTCTACACAGCGCCATGGCCACAGCAAGGATGACGTCCTGCCTGAGCTTGGACGGAAGTAGCCGAGCTCTCTCACAGGGTATCCTCTGCTGCTCCTCTCCTGGACCCTAG